One segment of Candidatus Eisenbacteria bacterium DNA contains the following:
- a CDS encoding PadR family transcriptional regulator yields MSLEFILLGLLRRPASGYDLKKFFDEGIGYFWAAELSQIYPTLKRLEKRGWVRSRAAASKRGSGRRVYVTTPAGRRALREWLRGEPQFGDERFAYLAQVYFMDELKDLRQTIRFFGRMRDHFATKLDALRMLDRRWAEADPRYPDDLPTSELHLQLTLRKGLLSLEAHVLWCDEAIRRMGARLPGAKPRRPQPKRAS; encoded by the coding sequence ATGAGCCTCGAATTCATCCTCCTGGGTCTCCTGCGCCGGCCCGCCTCCGGCTACGACCTGAAGAAGTTCTTCGACGAGGGGATCGGCTACTTCTGGGCGGCCGAGCTGAGCCAGATCTACCCGACCCTGAAGCGGCTCGAGAAGCGCGGGTGGGTGCGGAGCCGTGCCGCCGCCTCCAAGCGCGGCTCCGGTCGCCGCGTCTACGTGACTACCCCAGCCGGCCGGCGGGCGCTGCGCGAATGGCTTCGCGGCGAGCCCCAATTCGGCGACGAGCGATTCGCGTATCTGGCCCAGGTCTACTTCATGGACGAGCTGAAGGACTTGCGGCAGACGATCCGATTCTTCGGACGCATGCGGGACCATTTCGCCACGAAGCTGGACGCCCTGCGCATGCTCGATCGCCGATGGGCGGAAGCCGATCCGCGCTATCCCGACGATCTCCCGACCTCCGAGCTTCACCTTCAGCTCACCCTTCGGAAGGGCCTTCTCTCGCTCGAGGCGCACGTGCTCTGGTGCGACGAGGCAATCCGGCGAATGGGTGCTCGTCTCCCCGGGGCCAAGCCCCGCCGTCCCCAACCTAAGAGGGCATCGTGA
- a CDS encoding zinc ribbon domain-containing protein gives MKLVACPKCHAHYDVADITDEAVRCPCGAIIPAKPPAAVDAAVKRCAACGALVADGEQVCSYCQAAVARDPAPAGPVCPECYARNPEGARHCTACGVAFLPQPIRRTADPLECPTCAGVHLAARSLGGLWVDECPMCLGLWAPGDVMDRLVERVRERRRRDGKPAAEHAHRERRAAWQAEVSYRRCPVCRGGMQRKNFGHRSGVVVDWCGSHGTWLDAHEMEDIAAFVLEGGLETAPAQGKEGTWNLPADPARTAAILAAEQLLADERARSNERTQQWTFGPGHPFKGIGDLIAEFLKR, from the coding sequence GTGAAACTCGTCGCGTGCCCGAAGTGCCACGCCCATTACGACGTCGCCGACATCACCGACGAGGCGGTCCGCTGCCCTTGCGGCGCGATCATCCCGGCCAAGCCGCCGGCCGCCGTCGACGCGGCGGTGAAGCGGTGCGCGGCGTGCGGCGCCCTCGTGGCCGACGGCGAGCAGGTCTGCTCCTACTGTCAGGCAGCGGTCGCCCGGGACCCGGCGCCGGCGGGCCCCGTCTGCCCCGAGTGCTACGCCCGCAATCCGGAGGGGGCGCGCCACTGCACGGCGTGCGGCGTTGCGTTTCTGCCGCAGCCGATCCGCCGGACCGCCGATCCCCTCGAGTGCCCGACGTGCGCGGGCGTCCATCTCGCCGCGCGAAGCCTCGGCGGGCTGTGGGTGGACGAATGCCCGATGTGCCTCGGCCTCTGGGCGCCGGGCGACGTGATGGACCGCCTGGTCGAGCGCGTTCGCGAGCGACGGCGCCGCGACGGCAAGCCTGCCGCCGAGCACGCACACCGGGAGCGGCGCGCGGCGTGGCAGGCCGAGGTCTCCTACCGGCGCTGCCCCGTCTGCCGGGGAGGCATGCAGCGGAAGAACTTCGGGCATCGGTCCGGCGTCGTCGTCGACTGGTGCGGGAGCCACGGCACCTGGCTCGACGCGCACGAGATGGAGGACATCGCCGCGTTCGTCCTCGAGGGCGGCCTCGAGACCGCGCCCGCGCAGGGGAAAGAAGGAACCTGGAATCTACCGGCCGACCCGGCGCGCACCGCGGCGATTCTCGCCGCCGAGCAGCTCCTCGCCGATGAGAGGGCGCGATCCAACGAGCGAACCCAGCAGTGGACATTCGGCCCCGGGCATCCCTTCAAGGGGATCGGAGATTTGATCGCGGAGTTTCTGAAGCGATGA
- a CDS encoding SPFH domain-containing protein: protein MGFVNKLRGELVDIIEWVDDNRNTLVWRFPRYQNEIKNGARLVVRPGQSAIFVDGGRIADVFQPGTHELATKNLPLLTTLRGWGFGFNSPFKAEVYFVATRQVTELKWGTPHPVLLRDPEFGPLRVRAFGTYTLRASKPEALLKELVGTDGSFEADEIEVLLRSIVASEFSKIVSTTEVSVVDLASNYGRLSEQLRTAVVSKIDNEYGLDLPQLIIVNISVPEQVEQALDARSSMGVIGDMNRYQQYQLGSSIPTAAANPAGGLAGAGVGLGMGMAIAGLGTAGAPSRAPLPLIPPTPEADLWHVASGGRTFGPYTLAQLGQAVSAGQLSGESMVWTAGMDAWTPMGRVPRLAILFAPPPPPSAG, encoded by the coding sequence ATGGGATTCGTGAACAAGCTCCGCGGCGAGTTGGTCGACATCATCGAATGGGTCGACGACAACCGGAACACGCTCGTCTGGCGCTTTCCGCGCTACCAGAACGAGATCAAGAACGGAGCGCGCCTCGTGGTGCGGCCGGGTCAGTCCGCCATCTTCGTCGATGGCGGACGCATTGCAGACGTGTTTCAGCCCGGCACCCATGAGCTCGCGACGAAAAACCTCCCGCTCCTGACCACGCTCCGCGGGTGGGGGTTCGGATTCAACAGCCCCTTCAAGGCCGAGGTCTACTTCGTCGCCACGCGCCAGGTGACCGAGCTCAAGTGGGGCACCCCGCACCCCGTGCTCCTCCGCGACCCCGAGTTCGGACCGCTCCGGGTGCGCGCATTCGGTACGTACACGCTTCGCGCCTCCAAGCCGGAGGCATTGCTCAAGGAGCTGGTCGGTACCGACGGCTCCTTCGAGGCGGACGAGATCGAGGTTCTCCTCCGATCGATCGTCGCTTCGGAGTTCTCGAAGATCGTATCCACGACGGAGGTCTCGGTGGTCGACCTCGCTTCCAACTATGGCCGGCTCTCCGAGCAGCTCCGGACGGCGGTCGTGTCGAAGATCGACAACGAATACGGCCTCGACCTCCCACAGCTCATCATCGTGAACATCTCGGTTCCGGAGCAGGTGGAGCAAGCGCTGGACGCCCGCTCGAGCATGGGCGTGATCGGAGACATGAATCGCTACCAGCAGTATCAGCTCGGCTCGTCGATCCCGACCGCGGCGGCGAATCCGGCCGGCGGGCTGGCCGGGGCGGGGGTCGGACTTGGGATGGGCATGGCGATCGCCGGGCTCGGCACCGCAGGCGCGCCGTCGAGAGCGCCTCTCCCGCTGATCCCCCCGACTCCGGAGGCTGATCTCTGGCACGTGGCGTCGGGCGGGCGGACGTTCGGCCCGTACACGCTGGCTCAGCTCGGACAGGCGGTGTCGGCGGGACAGCTCAGCGGGGAGAGCATGGTGTGGACCGCCGGGATGGACGCCTGGACGCCGATGGGACGCGTGCCGCGGCTCGCGATCCTGTTCGCGCCGCCGCCGCCGCCCTCGGCGGGTTGA
- a CDS encoding DUF1203 domain-containing protein has translation MIATVPFRISPLPLDAFAALFELSDAELATRGMRRIVADSKPGYPCRVSLVDAEVGERVILLPYAHHTGPGPYRSSGPVFAREAAREARLGVNEVPESVRARLLSVRGYDREGIMVASDVTEGRSLEGVVSRLFSDERVDYLHLHNARAGCYSCRVDRA, from the coding sequence ATGATCGCCACCGTACCGTTTCGAATTTCCCCTCTTCCCTTAGATGCATTCGCGGCACTCTTCGAGCTGAGCGATGCCGAGCTGGCCACGCGGGGGATGCGCCGGATTGTCGCCGACTCCAAGCCCGGGTATCCATGCCGGGTGAGCCTCGTGGATGCCGAGGTGGGCGAGCGGGTGATCCTTCTGCCCTACGCGCATCACACCGGGCCGGGCCCATACCGCTCCTCCGGTCCTGTATTCGCTCGCGAGGCCGCGCGGGAGGCGCGCTTGGGCGTGAATGAAGTCCCAGAATCGGTCCGGGCCCGCCTGCTCTCCGTTCGCGGCTACGACCGGGAGGGGATCATGGTTGCCTCCGATGTCACCGAGGGCCGGTCGCTCGAGGGAGTCGTGTCCCGGCTGTTCTCCGATGAGCGGGTCGACTACCTGCACCTCCACAACGCCCGTGCCGGCTGCTACAGCTGCAGGGTGGATCGCGCCTGA